CCCAGCACCAGGAATGCTATCAGCAGGAAACCATTGATACGGTTACTTTGCTGGCGCGCTTTCTTTTCTCCCTTCAATATGGACACATATTCGCTCGCCTTCGCAATCTGGAAGATGACTATGAATATGAGAACAATAACTAAGACTGCTAAAAATCCTGACATTGCTATATGAAATAATTAAGTTATCTAATGCTTTTCTATTGCTAAATCTTCGTTATCACCATATTAGGTGTGGTGAACAATACTTTCTTTCAGGTAAGGATGATTTTTCGGTACCAGCGGAGCTTTGGTCAGCGCGTTGGAAACCAGGAAAATAATCAGACCAACGAAGCCAGCGCCCAGACCCAGTTCATACCAGGGGAATACCAGGTGTTTGTAGGTGCCGGGGCCTACCATCTGCCAGAAATCGAGCCAGTGGCCGGCGATTACTACAACAGCGATGAAGGCTACGGAAGTATAGTTACGTTTGGTGTCTCTCTTCATGAGGAACAGCAACGGCGTAATAAAGTTGATCAGGAGGTTCAGGAAGAAGATAGGTCTCCATTCGCCCCATACGCGTGGCTGGAAGTATTCAGTTTCTTCCGGCATGTTAGCGTACCAGATCAGCATGTACTGGGAGAACCAGAGGTAAGTCCAGAAGATGCTGAAAGCAAAGATAAATTTACCCAGATCGTGCAGGTGCTCTTCATTCACATAAGTCAGGTAACCGTGTTTTTTCAGGTATACCACGAACAGTGCGATCAGGGACAGGCCTGATACCCAGCTGCTGGCGAAAGTATACCAGGAATACATGGTGGAGAACCAGTGTGCATCGATGCTCATTAACCAGATCCAGGGAGTGGTGGAGCCAACGCTCAGGGTGTAAATCACCAGGAAGCCACCGCACCAAACGGTATTTCTCCAGATGAGTTTGCGGCCGGTTTCAGGTTTCAGGTCCCAACCATCTTCTTCGATGGACATGTTGCGGAGTTTCAGGGTGAAGAAAATCCACAGGCCCAGGGTGAGGATGGTAGCGGTAGTATAGAATCCTTTGTTCAGGAAAGCGGATTTCCAGGTCAGGACTTTGTCTTCTGCTACATGATGTGCATTGATCCAGTGGTAGATGTGTTCTTTACCACCGAAAACGATGATCATCACAATGATAAACAGCACAGCCGCCAAAGCAGGAACTGCCATGGAGATAGCTTCAGGAACGCGACGGAAGGCGATCTGCCAACCACCGTGCGCCAGTGTTGTGGCTGCAATAAAAAAGGTGCTGGCCAATGTAATCAGCAAAAAGAAGCTGCTGTTTTGCAACAGACCGGCCCAGAACCGTGTCGAATTCTCACCTTGAAACGCAATTAATCCGATCAATAAAGTCAGCAAGCCCACGCCCATTAACACGAAGCTGGTCTTTTTTAATCTTGCCGGTACTACAAATTGGTCTTTCATTACTGTATATTAAAATACTTGTTTGAAATTCAGTTTTAACTCTCTCTAACTTATTTAGCTTTTGCGCTGTCTGCTGCCGGAGCAGCTGCGGCTGCAGGCTGTGCAGCAGCACCAGGCTGTTTGCTCTTGATGTAAGCGGCTATCTTCCAGCGTTGTGCCCTGTCGAGCTGGCTGGCGTAGCTGCCCATCATGTTATAACCATAGGTCATTACGTGAAACAGGCGGCCTTCGGAGTAACCGGATTTAGCACCGGCTACCAGGTTGGCAGGAGCTGCAGAGTAAGGACCTTCGCCCCCTTTGTACAGCGGACCGTTACCATCCAGTGCAGTACCATGGCAGATACCGCAGTAAATATTAAATAAACGTTCACCTTCCTTCAGATCATCAGCGGTGATAGTCAGCGGATTTTTCACCAGATTTGCCTGTGCCGTATCTGCTTCTTTCAGATGGTAAGGCAAAAGTTCACCTCTCTTAACTGTTCCGTCCACTGGCTTCAGACCTGCCAAACGAGCACTGTAAAACTCATACGCACGGGATTCATACATGTCGGGCATATAAATCCTGCCGGGCTTTCTGTTGTGCTCCCCTTTATTACAGGCTGCCAGGAAAGCTCCAGTTGCCAATGCGGCTACAATCAATATGTTAGAAGTCCTTTTCATCAGAAATTATTTATTCTAGCTTTCATTAGTTCTGCTTCCAGTATCTAATGGTTGCAACTGTATTTTTTTGCTGTTAATGTATTAAGCGTTAACCGGACGAGCGTAAACGTCTTCGTCGTTCTTGTCATATCTGCCATACCACCAGCCGGCTTCTGCCCGCTGTTCATTGACATCATGCGCACCAGCTTCATTGAGGAAGCGTTTGATTTCTTCCGCATTGGATTTTTCGGTGAGCTCAATAACCATTACAAACTTATCATCAGTCTGTCTTGGGTGGAAGATATGTTTCTTTACGCCTGGCATTAACTGGCAGAGATAACAGAATGTCATCACCATACCCACAGCGGCGAACAATACAGTCAGCTCGAAGGTAATGGGAATGAACGCTGGTAACGGGAAGTGTGGCTTACCACCGATGTTCAGCGGCCAGTCAACATTAAATACCCAGCTCATGAAAGTTAAAGCCGTGGTGGTACCAGTGATACCATATATGAAACCGGCTGTGTGCAGGCTGGTTTCCCTTAAACCCATCGCATGATCCAGGCCGTGAACAGGAAAAGGAGTGTATACATCGTGCAACTTGTAGCCAGCAGTGCGAACTTTTTTCACTGCCGGAAACAACACTGCCTCATCGTCAAACAAGCCTACAACAAAATTTTTAACAGCCATATATTTAAAAATTCAAATTCCAATTAATTAATTCTGTCAATTCATCTATTAGTGAGCATGTTCGTGGTGAACAGCTTTTGCAAATTGCTCTGCTGATTCTCCTTCGTACACTTCCATTTTCTCTTTGAAGTTCTCACCGGAAGTTTTCAGGATAGCCTTGATCTCAGCCACTGCAATTACCGGGAAATATTTAGCGAACAGGAAGTAGCAGGTGAAGAACAGACCGAAGGTACCCATGTAGAAACCAACTTCTGGCCAGGATGGACGATAGTAAGACCAGCTGGACGGCAGATAGTCGCGGTACAGGGAAGTACAGATGATCACGAAACGTTCGAACCACATACCGATGTTTACGATGATGGACATTACGAAAGTCACCATCACGTTTCTTCTCATTTTACGGAACCAGAACACCTGCGGCGTGATTACGTTACAGGTCATCATGATCCAGTAAGACCAACCCAGCGGACCGGCAGCGCGGTATTTGAAGAAAGTAGCGAACTCGTAAGGGTTAGCACCGTACCATGCCATGAAGAGCTCAGTCAGGTAAGCGCAACCTACTACGGAACCTGTCAGTACGATTACCTTGTTCATGGCTTCCATGTGGCCCAGGGTAATGTATTCTTCCAGGTGTAATATTTTACGGGTGATGATCAGCAGTGTTTGTACCATCGCGAAACCAGAGAAGATCGCACCCGCCACAAAGTAAGGAGGGAAGATGGTAGTATGCCAGCCGGGAATAACAGAGGTAGCAAAGTCAAAAGATACGATGGTGTGTACAGACAGTACCAGCGGAGTGGATAAACCTGCCAGTACCAGTGACAGCGCCTCGTGACGTTGCCAGTGTTTGGTAGAACCTGTCCAGCCGAAAGCAGCCACACCGTATAACAGCTTGCGCAGTTTGGTTTTAGCCCTGTCACGGATGGTGGCGAAGTCCGGAATCAGGCCGGAGTACCAGAACAACAGTGATACGGTGAAGTAAGTGGAGATCGCGAATACGTCCCACAGCAGCGGAGAGTTAAAGTTAACCCATACCGGACCGCGGGTGTTAGGATAAGGCAGGATAAAGAATGCCATCCATACACGGCCCATGTGAATGATCGGGAACTGGCCGGCGCACATTACCGCGAAGATGGTCATCGCTTCTGCCGCACGGTTCACCCCTGTACGCCATCCCTGACGGAACAGCAGGAGGATGGCCGAAATCAGGGTACCGGCGTGACCGATACCTACCCACCATACGAAGTTGGTAATGTCCCAACCCCAGCCGATGGTTTTGTTCAGATTCCAAACACCCACACCGAAATAAATTTGCCAAAACACTGAAAATGCGCCGAAGCCCAACAGTGACAGTGATATTAAAAAGCCTACATACCACAATTTACCAGGCTTCCCTTCAATGGGACTAATGATATCTTCCGTTACCTGGTGATAATCCTTAACCCCGTCAACTAAAGGTTCTCTCAGTGTGGATTCGTATTTTAAACTCATATTCTATAAGCTTTTAGCTGCTAGCTTCTAGCTACTAGCCCTTGTCTTTTGTTATGATCTCAGATTCTGTAACTTCTTTTGTTATTTTTCTCCTTTAACGTTACCTGTTAAAAGATCTTACGCGTGATGCGCTTCTTCCTTGTGAGCAGATTCTTTCTCTGCTTTAGGAGCGGCATCTTTGTTTCTGATCTTAGCCAGGTAGTTGATAGAAGGCAGTACGTGTGTTTCTTCCAGCACGTAGTACATTCTTTCAGTT
The Chitinophaga varians genome window above contains:
- a CDS encoding quinol:cytochrome C oxidoreductase, yielding MKDQFVVPARLKKTSFVLMGVGLLTLLIGLIAFQGENSTRFWAGLLQNSSFFLLITLASTFFIAATTLAHGGWQIAFRRVPEAISMAVPALAAVLFIIVMIIVFGGKEHIYHWINAHHVAEDKVLTWKSAFLNKGFYTTATILTLGLWIFFTLKLRNMSIEEDGWDLKPETGRKLIWRNTVWCGGFLVIYTLSVGSTTPWIWLMSIDAHWFSTMYSWYTFASSWVSGLSLIALFVVYLKKHGYLTYVNEEHLHDLGKFIFAFSIFWTYLWFSQYMLIWYANMPEETEYFQPRVWGEWRPIFFLNLLINFITPLLFLMKRDTKRNYTSVAFIAVVVIAGHWLDFWQMVGPGTYKHLVFPWYELGLGAGFVGLIIFLVSNALTKAPLVPKNHPYLKESIVHHT
- a CDS encoding c-type cytochrome, whose product is MKRTSNILIVAALATGAFLAACNKGEHNRKPGRIYMPDMYESRAYEFYSARLAGLKPVDGTVKRGELLPYHLKEADTAQANLVKNPLTITADDLKEGERLFNIYCGICHGTALDGNGPLYKGGEGPYSAAPANLVAGAKSGYSEGRLFHVMTYGYNMMGSYASQLDRAQRWKIAAYIKSKQPGAAAQPAAAAAPAADSAKAK
- a CDS encoding DUF3341 domain-containing protein; translation: MAVKNFVVGLFDDEAVLFPAVKKVRTAGYKLHDVYTPFPVHGLDHAMGLRETSLHTAGFIYGITGTTTALTFMSWVFNVDWPLNIGGKPHFPLPAFIPITFELTVLFAAVGMVMTFCYLCQLMPGVKKHIFHPRQTDDKFVMVIELTEKSNAEEIKRFLNEAGAHDVNEQRAEAGWWYGRYDKNDEDVYARPVNA
- the nrfD gene encoding NrfD/PsrC family molybdoenzyme membrane anchor subunit, producing the protein MSLKYESTLREPLVDGVKDYHQVTEDIISPIEGKPGKLWYVGFLISLSLLGFGAFSVFWQIYFGVGVWNLNKTIGWGWDITNFVWWVGIGHAGTLISAILLLFRQGWRTGVNRAAEAMTIFAVMCAGQFPIIHMGRVWMAFFILPYPNTRGPVWVNFNSPLLWDVFAISTYFTVSLLFWYSGLIPDFATIRDRAKTKLRKLLYGVAAFGWTGSTKHWQRHEALSLVLAGLSTPLVLSVHTIVSFDFATSVIPGWHTTIFPPYFVAGAIFSGFAMVQTLLIITRKILHLEEYITLGHMEAMNKVIVLTGSVVGCAYLTELFMAWYGANPYEFATFFKYRAAGPLGWSYWIMMTCNVITPQVFWFRKMRRNVMVTFVMSIIVNIGMWFERFVIICTSLYRDYLPSSWSYYRPSWPEVGFYMGTFGLFFTCYFLFAKYFPVIAVAEIKAILKTSGENFKEKMEVYEGESAEQFAKAVHHEHAH